A stretch of Bradyrhizobium sp. AZCC 2262 DNA encodes these proteins:
- a CDS encoding TauD/TfdA dioxygenase family protein, protein MTQATTIDNVIPRADIVKRAARLGAEIKNIKLSGDLSDETIGAINKVLLEHKVIFFRDQNHLDDSEQERFAIRLGKLVPHPTVGAIKGTSSILELDSGRGGGRADQWHTDVTFVDAYPKISVLRGVVIPPFGGDTVWSNTAAAYLNLPPPLQRLADELWAVHSNAYDYAVKSRATEADRKHFDEVFTGTVYETEHPVVRVHPETGERTLVLGNFVQRFVGLPKYDGQKLFDLFQSHITSPENTVRWNWQTGDVAIWDNRATQHYAVNDYGDQHRVVRRATIDGDVPVSVDGRNSVTRIKTSKQPAAKAA, encoded by the coding sequence ATGACCCAGGCAACCACCATCGATAACGTCATCCCCCGCGCGGATATCGTCAAACGGGCGGCACGGCTCGGCGCGGAGATCAAGAACATCAAGCTGTCGGGCGACCTGTCCGATGAAACGATCGGCGCCATCAACAAGGTGCTGCTTGAGCACAAGGTCATCTTCTTTCGCGACCAGAACCACCTCGATGACTCCGAGCAGGAACGTTTTGCGATCCGGCTCGGCAAGCTGGTGCCGCATCCGACCGTCGGTGCGATCAAGGGCACGTCGTCGATCCTGGAGCTTGATTCCGGCCGGGGTGGCGGACGCGCCGATCAGTGGCACACTGACGTCACTTTTGTTGACGCCTACCCGAAGATATCGGTGCTGCGCGGCGTCGTGATCCCGCCATTTGGTGGCGACACCGTCTGGTCGAATACGGCCGCTGCCTATCTTAATCTGCCGCCGCCCTTGCAGCGTCTCGCCGACGAGCTTTGGGCGGTCCACAGCAATGCCTATGACTACGCGGTCAAGTCGCGCGCTACCGAGGCCGACCGCAAGCACTTCGACGAGGTCTTCACCGGAACCGTCTACGAGACCGAACATCCGGTCGTCCGGGTCCATCCCGAAACCGGCGAGCGGACGCTGGTGCTCGGCAATTTCGTGCAGCGTTTCGTCGGTCTGCCGAAATATGACGGCCAAAAACTGTTCGACCTGTTCCAGTCGCATATCACTTCGCCCGAAAATACCGTGCGCTGGAACTGGCAGACCGGCGATGTTGCGATCTGGGACAACCGTGCCACGCAGCATTACGCGGTCAACGATTACGGCGACCAGCATCGCGTCGTACGCCGCGCCACCATCGATGGCGACGTGCCGGTCAGCGTTGACGGCCGCAATAGCGTAACGCGCATCAAGACCAGCAAGCAACCGGCAGCCAAGGCAGCTTAA
- a CDS encoding ABC transporter ATP-binding protein: MSPVKISFQQVRKEFVVRGEGGGPAHRFTALEDITLDLRPGEFLALVGPSGCGKSTLLDLLGGLTAPTSGRILLDGRPIEGPARDRGIVFQQYALFPWRTAAQNVEFGLDIAGLKARERRERALHYLELVGLSAFAGRYPHELSGGMKQRVAIARSLAYDPEVLLMDEPFAALDAQTRETLQGELLRIWRTTGKTILFITHGIDEAVVLGQRVAVMTSRPGRIKHVVEVPEALRSEEEDVRSLPEFGPVRHEVWSLLREEVLKAQQLAGGAGRASRVLEEVAHV, translated from the coding sequence ATGAGCCCGGTCAAGATCAGCTTCCAGCAGGTCCGCAAGGAGTTTGTCGTTCGCGGCGAGGGAGGCGGGCCGGCACACCGCTTCACCGCGCTGGAGGATATCACGCTCGACTTGCGGCCCGGCGAGTTCCTGGCTCTCGTCGGCCCGAGCGGCTGTGGAAAGTCGACGCTGCTGGATCTGCTTGGCGGCCTGACGGCGCCGACCAGCGGCCGCATCCTGCTCGACGGCCGGCCGATCGAAGGGCCGGCGCGGGATCGCGGTATCGTGTTTCAGCAGTACGCGCTGTTTCCGTGGCGTACCGCCGCGCAGAACGTCGAGTTCGGGCTCGACATCGCAGGCCTCAAAGCGAGGGAGCGGCGCGAACGGGCGCTGCACTATCTTGAACTGGTTGGTCTTTCGGCTTTCGCCGGGCGGTATCCGCACGAACTCTCCGGCGGCATGAAGCAGCGCGTCGCGATCGCGCGCAGCCTGGCCTACGATCCGGAAGTGCTGCTGATGGACGAGCCGTTCGCGGCGCTCGACGCGCAGACCCGGGAGACGCTGCAGGGCGAATTGCTGCGCATCTGGCGGACGACCGGCAAGACGATCCTTTTCATCACGCACGGGATCGACGAAGCGGTCGTGCTCGGCCAGCGGGTCGCCGTGATGACGTCGCGTCCCGGCCGCATCAAGCATGTCGTCGAAGTTCCCGAAGCGCTGCGCAGCGAGGAGGAGGACGTTCGATCGCTGCCCGAGTTCGGCCCCGTGCGACACGAGGTCTGGTCCTTGCTGCGAGAGGAAGTGCTGAAAGCGCAGCAATTGGCTGGCGGCGCCGGCCGCGCCAGCCGCGTTTTGGAGGAAGTTGCCCATGTCTAG
- a CDS encoding ABC transporter permease subunit: MQLLSWLAPVVLLIVWEVLAQAGWLTPHILPAPSKVIKTAFKLTTNGGLLNDLGVSLARAATGFAIGGAVGFVLGTLVGFSRVAEAVIDRSVQMIRAIPFLAALPLVIVWLGVGEAEKIFLVALGVTFPIYINTTLGIRQVDPKLLELGRVQGLSTLELIRRIILPGALPSILTGVRYSLATAWLALVVAETIGAQSGIGFLAMDAREFLRTDVIMLTIVIYALIGVAADGIARFLERRLLAWHPNYRAAR; encoded by the coding sequence TTGCAGCTGCTTTCCTGGCTCGCGCCGGTCGTACTCCTTATCGTCTGGGAGGTGCTGGCGCAGGCCGGTTGGCTGACCCCGCACATCCTCCCTGCGCCTAGCAAGGTCATCAAGACTGCGTTCAAGCTTACGACGAACGGAGGTCTCTTGAACGATCTCGGCGTTAGCCTCGCGCGCGCGGCTACCGGCTTTGCGATCGGTGGCGCCGTCGGCTTCGTGCTCGGCACTTTGGTGGGCTTCTCGCGCGTCGCCGAAGCAGTGATCGACCGCAGCGTGCAGATGATCCGCGCGATCCCGTTCCTGGCCGCGCTGCCACTGGTGATCGTCTGGCTCGGCGTCGGAGAAGCTGAAAAGATATTTTTGGTCGCGCTCGGCGTCACCTTCCCGATCTACATCAACACCACGCTGGGCATCCGGCAGGTCGATCCAAAGCTGCTCGAACTCGGGCGTGTGCAGGGGCTTTCCACGCTCGAACTGATCCGGCGGATCATTCTACCGGGCGCCCTGCCCTCTATCCTCACCGGCGTCCGCTATTCGCTCGCCACCGCATGGCTCGCTCTGGTCGTCGCCGAAACCATCGGCGCACAATCCGGCATCGGATTCCTCGCCATGGACGCGCGGGAATTTCTCCGCACTGACGTGATCATGCTGACCATCGTGATCTACGCGCTGATCGGCGTAGCGGCTGATGGGATCGCTCGCTTTCTTGAGCGCCGCCTGCTCGCCTGGCACCCCAACTATCGAGCCGCACGATGA
- a CDS encoding ABC transporter substrate-binding protein produces MKDLFRSMRPIAAVFTGEATGTAWRVFWSFVVAVCLVGQVMAEPLEKTEIRYQGWAGQVTFTELAEDLGYLAPLKLKWVGNTTSGPQDIQTVVTGDIDVGGAFYGAILKLIAAKAPIKAVVGYYGSDANTYYGYYVKDDSPIKSARDLIGKKVAVNTLGAHLEFVLREYLARNGLSAAEAKQVTLVAIPPVSREQALRQGQVEVSALSGVLRDKALERGGIRSLFNDTDLFGQFTGGAYVLRQKFIQENPNTARKVTEAISRAIHWAQTTPPEEVRAKFDKIIAERKRNEDGSSIKYWKSTGVAAKGGVITDSEIQVWIDWLEKDGLFKAGQIKASDVYTNEFNFYRPGKTAEAR; encoded by the coding sequence ATGAAAGATCTATTTCGATCGATGCGCCCGATAGCGGCGGTTTTCACAGGAGAAGCAACCGGAACGGCATGGCGCGTGTTTTGGTCGTTCGTCGTGGCGGTCTGCTTGGTCGGTCAGGTAATGGCCGAGCCACTCGAAAAGACCGAGATCCGCTACCAAGGCTGGGCCGGGCAGGTGACATTCACCGAGCTTGCCGAGGACCTCGGCTATCTGGCGCCGCTCAAGCTCAAATGGGTTGGGAACACGACCAGCGGGCCGCAGGACATCCAGACCGTGGTCACGGGCGATATCGATGTCGGCGGCGCATTCTATGGCGCCATCCTCAAGCTGATCGCGGCCAAGGCGCCAATCAAGGCGGTGGTCGGCTATTACGGATCCGACGCCAACACCTATTACGGCTACTATGTGAAGGACGACAGCCCTATCAAGAGCGCCCGCGACCTGATCGGCAAGAAGGTCGCGGTCAATACGCTGGGCGCGCATCTAGAGTTCGTGTTGCGCGAATACCTCGCGCGAAACGGCCTTAGTGCTGCCGAAGCAAAGCAGGTAACGCTTGTGGCGATCCCGCCGGTTTCGCGCGAGCAGGCGCTGCGCCAGGGCCAGGTCGAGGTGAGCGCGCTCAGCGGCGTCCTGCGCGACAAGGCACTCGAACGCGGCGGCATCCGCTCGCTGTTCAACGACACCGACCTGTTTGGGCAATTCACAGGCGGCGCCTACGTGCTTCGGCAGAAGTTCATTCAGGAGAATCCGAACACTGCCCGCAAAGTGACCGAAGCAATCTCCCGTGCGATCCACTGGGCGCAGACGACGCCGCCGGAAGAGGTGCGGGCGAAGTTCGACAAGATCATCGCCGAGCGCAAACGCAATGAGGATGGCTCATCGATCAAGTACTGGAAGAGCACCGGTGTTGCGGCCAAGGGCGGCGTTATTACCGACTCCGAGATCCAGGTATGGATCGACTGGCTGGAGAAGGACGGCCTGTTCAAGGCGGGCCAGATCAAGGCTTCCGACGTCTACACCAACGAGTTCAATTTTTATCGTCCGGGCAAGACGGCGGAAGCACGATGA
- a CDS encoding NAD(P)/FAD-dependent oxidoreductase, protein MRSIVMPKIDPDNVAQETLRLIGPDPQNWVPDRDGIDHNVFVVGGGQSGSAFAFALRRAGIGKVSVIDAAPDNALAGVWRTSARMHKLRTPKSLPGPELGLPGLSFQVWYEARHGAAAYDALDRIPRLDWAAYLDWYRKQVSVPVRYGTRLVRIEPAGGYLRLHLEEGGATRVETTRKLILASGFAGSGGAYVPEVLTQNVPRSGYAHTSERIDFEALRDKSVVVLGSAASAFDAAAVALETGAREVHLFARRDNLASLPVIRIRGYPGAYDNYGSLPDAARWHQAIRFRRAGSTPPPDAISRAVQFPNFHLHLASPWTAAEALGRRFVATTPHGKVAFYFAIAGTGYTVDLAAQPELRDFAGEILRWGDRFTPPDDEQDESLAAYPYLGSGHEYLEKEPGRAPQLKNIHVFNPAAVVSFGLPIGDVPSFKRDIPAVVARISRDLFLADLASHEERINGSIAEDFAAELYASAVWRSPHSVAAE, encoded by the coding sequence ATGAGGTCGATCGTCATGCCGAAAATTGATCCCGATAATGTTGCTCAAGAGACGCTCCGCCTGATCGGACCAGATCCGCAGAACTGGGTGCCGGATCGCGATGGCATCGACCACAACGTATTTGTCGTGGGTGGAGGGCAATCCGGAAGTGCATTTGCTTTCGCGCTGCGACGGGCTGGTATCGGAAAAGTATCCGTGATCGATGCGGCGCCGGACAACGCCCTGGCCGGCGTATGGCGAACCAGCGCGCGCATGCATAAACTTCGGACGCCGAAGAGTCTGCCCGGTCCTGAACTGGGATTGCCTGGCTTGAGCTTTCAGGTCTGGTATGAGGCCCGCCACGGCGCGGCCGCCTATGACGCGCTCGATCGTATTCCGCGGCTGGATTGGGCCGCCTATCTAGATTGGTATCGCAAGCAGGTCAGTGTGCCGGTTCGCTACGGGACAAGGCTCGTTCGCATCGAGCCCGCGGGTGGTTATCTGCGGCTGCATCTGGAGGAGGGCGGGGCGACTCGGGTCGAGACAACGAGGAAGCTCATCCTGGCGAGCGGCTTTGCGGGTAGCGGCGGCGCCTATGTGCCTGAGGTGCTGACGCAGAATGTGCCGAGGTCCGGCTATGCGCACACGTCGGAGCGGATCGATTTCGAGGCATTGCGCGACAAGTCGGTTGTGGTGCTCGGCAGCGCCGCGTCGGCCTTTGATGCGGCTGCCGTTGCACTTGAGACGGGAGCGCGCGAAGTCCACCTGTTCGCCCGTCGTGACAATCTCGCTTCGCTACCGGTGATCCGGATCCGCGGCTATCCCGGCGCCTACGACAACTACGGTTCATTGCCGGACGCTGCGCGCTGGCATCAGGCGATCCGATTTCGCCGCGCCGGTTCGACACCGCCACCCGACGCTATTTCGCGGGCCGTGCAGTTTCCGAATTTTCACCTGCATCTGGCGTCGCCGTGGACAGCGGCAGAGGCTCTGGGACGGCGGTTCGTCGCGACTACGCCGCACGGCAAGGTCGCCTTCTACTTCGCGATTGCCGGCACCGGCTACACTGTTGATCTGGCTGCTCAACCGGAATTGCGGGATTTCGCCGGCGAGATTCTGCGCTGGGGAGATCGCTTCACACCGCCCGATGATGAGCAGGACGAGAGCCTGGCGGCATATCCTTATCTCGGCTCGGGGCATGAATATCTCGAAAAAGAGCCGGGTCGGGCGCCGCAGCTAAAGAACATCCACGTCTTCAACCCGGCGGCCGTTGTCAGCTTTGGCCTGCCGATCGGGGATGTTCCGAGCTTCAAGCGCGATATCCCCGCCGTCGTGGCGCGGATCAGCCGCGATCTGTTCCTGGCTGACCTCGCCTCGCACGAGGAACGCATCAATGGTTCGATCGCCGAGGATTTCGCCGCTGAACTCTACGCTTCCGCTGTCTGGCGATCGCCCCACTCGGTTGCGGCCGAATAG
- a CDS encoding ABC transporter ATP-binding protein, which yields MTVHVAPASTVSSPAVVVTNLRRAYGSRVVIENLNLRIERGEFVVLLGESGCGKTTLLRALAGLDPIDGGRIVAPRRPAVVFQEHRLLPWDSLWRNVSLGLQAPDARQRAAAALSEVGLAERLDDWPRNLSGGQAQRVALARALVQEPELLLLDEPFAALDALTRIRMHALVRELVAAHRPGVLLVTHDVDEAITLADRILVMREGRIAFEHRTKGDGTTPIVRAELLAELGVVASPPITA from the coding sequence ATGACGGTCCACGTCGCCCCCGCTTCAACGGTCTCCTCGCCGGCCGTTGTGGTGACCAATCTGCGCCGCGCTTATGGCAGCCGGGTCGTCATCGAGAACCTCAATCTGCGCATCGAGCGCGGCGAGTTCGTCGTGCTGCTCGGCGAGAGCGGATGCGGCAAGACCACGCTGCTGCGGGCGCTGGCCGGGCTCGATCCGATCGACGGCGGACGCATCGTGGCGCCGCGCCGTCCCGCCGTCGTTTTCCAGGAACACCGCCTGCTGCCGTGGGACAGCCTTTGGCGCAACGTATCGCTGGGCCTTCAGGCGCCGGACGCGCGCCAACGTGCCGCAGCGGCGCTGTCCGAGGTGGGCCTCGCTGAACGTCTCGACGACTGGCCTCGCAACCTCTCGGGCGGACAAGCACAGCGCGTGGCGCTGGCGCGGGCGCTGGTTCAGGAGCCTGAGCTCCTTCTGCTCGACGAGCCATTTGCGGCGCTGGATGCGCTGACCCGCATCCGCATGCACGCGCTCGTCCGTGAACTGGTGGCAGCGCACCGGCCCGGGGTTCTGCTGGTAACGCATGACGTCGACGAGGCGATCACACTTGCCGACCGCATCCTGGTGATGCGCGAGGGCCGGATCGCCTTCGAACACCGCACCAAAGGCGACGGCACGACTCCAATCGTGCGCGCCGAGCTGCTCGCAGAGCTCGGCGTCGTCGCATCGCCTCCCATCACTGCTTGA
- a CDS encoding acyl-CoA dehydrogenase family protein yields MNKPISAHSLDLSHPLDLRSPDLEALLNRIAEGASERERERTLPFPEIDLIRKARLGAFRLPKEAGGAGSSIRKLFEIVIRLGEADANVAHILRNHFGVVERLVRQPQTDQHREWQKAVAGGAIIGLAATELETPKVGDVRPNTTLTPDGDDYLLNGTKYYSTGTLYSDYVLVRTADSAGVNAAALIPVNREGIELIDDWDGLGQRLTATGTTHFRNVRVKRQEVVFDAPDTGYGIPYSNTFAQLFLTAINAGIARAILRDATALVQSRKRTFYYAPGEIPTDDPLLQQTVGQIASGAFAAETVVLAAAEALDVATDAFDAGEANAAEAAHRAALLSAKAKIVADEFAIRGGSLLFDVGGASATKKVTNFDRHWRNARTLSSHNPTTYKARSIGQYEISGTPLPAKGFF; encoded by the coding sequence ATGAACAAGCCGATATCTGCACACTCCCTGGACCTCTCGCATCCCCTCGACCTCCGCTCGCCGGATCTCGAGGCGCTTCTCAACCGTATCGCCGAAGGCGCCAGCGAACGCGAACGTGAGCGCACCCTTCCGTTCCCGGAGATCGATCTCATCCGCAAGGCCCGGCTGGGCGCATTCCGGCTGCCGAAGGAAGCTGGCGGCGCCGGCAGCTCGATCCGGAAACTGTTCGAGATCGTCATCCGCCTCGGCGAGGCCGACGCCAACGTTGCGCATATCCTGCGCAACCATTTCGGCGTGGTCGAGCGGCTGGTGCGGCAGCCCCAGACCGATCAGCATCGGGAATGGCAGAAGGCGGTCGCTGGCGGCGCCATCATCGGGTTGGCCGCTACCGAACTGGAAACGCCGAAGGTCGGCGACGTCCGGCCGAACACGACATTGACGCCGGATGGCGACGACTACCTGCTGAACGGCACAAAATACTACAGCACGGGCACGCTCTATTCGGACTATGTCCTCGTCCGCACCGCCGATTCTGCCGGCGTCAACGCGGCAGCCCTGATACCGGTCAATCGCGAAGGCATCGAACTGATCGACGACTGGGATGGCCTGGGACAACGGCTGACGGCGACCGGCACCACGCATTTCCGCAATGTCCGGGTCAAGCGGCAGGAAGTCGTATTTGACGCGCCCGACACCGGCTACGGCATTCCCTATTCCAACACCTTTGCGCAGCTCTTCCTGACCGCGATCAACGCCGGCATCGCCCGCGCCATTCTGCGCGATGCCACGGCGCTGGTCCAATCCCGCAAGCGGACGTTCTATTACGCACCGGGCGAGATCCCGACCGACGATCCGCTCCTGCAACAGACCGTCGGCCAGATCGCGAGCGGCGCCTTCGCCGCGGAGACCGTCGTGCTGGCGGCGGCCGAAGCGCTCGACGTTGCCACCGACGCATTCGATGCCGGCGAGGCAAATGCCGCCGAGGCAGCCCACCGGGCGGCCCTGCTCTCGGCCAAGGCCAAGATCGTCGCGGACGAATTCGCCATTCGTGGCGGCAGCCTGCTGTTCGACGTCGGGGGTGCCTCCGCCACCAAGAAGGTGACTAACTTCGATCGCCACTGGCGCAATGCACGGACCCTGTCGTCACACAACCCGACCACATACAAGGCGCGCTCGATCGGCCAGTACGAGATCAGCGGCACGCCGTTACCAGCCAAGGGCTTCTTCTAG
- a CDS encoding NrtA/SsuA/CpmA family ABC transporter substrate-binding protein, with the protein MTEFSQPSRRRFLGTATAGLGALAGIGVSGNALSATGRTTDKVRLTWGLSGLNLIAKERGEFEKLLAKDGIKVEWLGPFPNHAPTLQAVTGGSADFSFGGSTTPALAAIIAGSPLVFTQFVVYEPRTTAIIAKDDSGINKVEDLVGKSVAVNRSGLGEFLLVAALEKHKVDRSQVKFVYLNPPDAAPALAAGKVDAWAMWSPGVDIAKLEYKAHDIFLEGRDLDFQIDYTSYLTTRKFATDNPALVSAVNDAFRAEGKWISENSKDAEYIAQKAGKYSDEVRDQFIALKRQYRYFAVNDWQFVANLQKATDWLVARKVLPEPVKVTEHLAAL; encoded by the coding sequence ATGACTGAATTTTCGCAACCAAGCCGCCGCCGCTTCCTTGGCACCGCCACTGCCGGACTTGGCGCACTCGCAGGCATCGGTGTTTCCGGGAACGCCTTGTCGGCGACCGGCCGGACCACCGATAAGGTCCGCCTGACCTGGGGCCTTAGCGGCCTCAACCTGATCGCCAAAGAGCGCGGCGAATTCGAAAAGCTGCTGGCCAAGGACGGCATAAAGGTCGAATGGCTCGGTCCGTTCCCGAACCACGCCCCGACGCTGCAGGCGGTGACCGGCGGCAGCGCCGATTTCAGTTTTGGCGGCAGCACCACGCCGGCACTGGCCGCCATCATCGCGGGATCGCCGCTGGTGTTCACGCAATTCGTGGTCTACGAGCCGCGCACCACCGCGATCATCGCCAAGGATGATTCCGGCATCAACAAGGTCGAGGATCTCGTCGGCAAATCGGTTGCGGTGAACCGCTCCGGCCTAGGTGAGTTCCTGCTGGTGGCGGCGCTGGAGAAGCACAAGGTCGATCGTTCGCAGGTGAAATTCGTTTATCTCAACCCGCCGGATGCCGCGCCGGCACTGGCAGCTGGAAAAGTTGATGCCTGGGCGATGTGGAGCCCCGGCGTCGACATCGCCAAACTCGAATACAAGGCGCACGACATCTTTCTCGAGGGCCGCGATCTCGACTTCCAGATCGACTACACCTCTTACCTCACCACCCGCAAATTCGCGACCGATAATCCCGCGCTGGTCAGCGCCGTCAACGACGCCTTCCGCGCCGAAGGAAAGTGGATTTCCGAAAACAGCAAGGACGCCGAGTACATCGCGCAGAAGGCCGGCAAGTACAGCGACGAGGTACGCGACCAGTTCATCGCCCTGAAGCGTCAGTACCGATACTTCGCGGTGAATGACTGGCAGTTCGTCGCCAACTTGCAGAAAGCGACGGACTGGCTGGTCGCGCGCAAGGTTTTGCCGGAGCCGGTCAAGGTTACCGAGCATCTTGCGGCTCTTTGA
- a CDS encoding ABC transporter permease encodes MSSLEMLTLLELAQGRPASLARAEAQPSPVLRFVRSAIRWLAAFGHRSLLLVALLSLWEAAPRLGLIDAVFLPPFSEVIAAGWQLAQAGQLYDDVAASLLRALSGFLIAVVLIVPLGLAIGWYARLGNLLNQFIEICRNTAPLALLPVFILLLGIGELSKISMVVYSCAWPLLLNTIAAVKQVDPLLVKSARTMGATPQQLFRKVILPAALPTIFVGIRLASASAMLVLVASEMVGAKAGLGYLIINSQYSFLIPQMYFGILGITVIGLTFNAILQALEQRFMRWKAPATA; translated from the coding sequence ATGTCTAGCCTTGAGATGCTGACGCTTCTTGAACTTGCGCAGGGACGGCCGGCCTCGTTGGCCCGGGCGGAAGCGCAACCGTCGCCGGTGCTACGTTTCGTCCGCTCTGCGATCCGCTGGTTGGCCGCCTTCGGGCACCGATCGCTGTTGCTGGTGGCGCTATTATCACTATGGGAGGCCGCTCCCAGGCTGGGCCTGATCGATGCCGTATTCCTGCCGCCGTTTTCGGAAGTGATTGCCGCCGGCTGGCAGCTTGCGCAAGCCGGCCAGCTCTACGACGACGTCGCCGCCAGCCTGCTGCGTGCCTTGAGCGGGTTTCTGATAGCGGTCGTGCTGATCGTTCCACTTGGCCTCGCGATCGGCTGGTATGCCCGGCTCGGCAATCTCCTGAACCAGTTCATCGAGATCTGCCGCAATACGGCACCGCTCGCGCTGCTGCCGGTGTTCATCCTGCTGCTCGGGATCGGCGAGCTGTCAAAGATCTCGATGGTGGTCTATAGCTGCGCCTGGCCGCTCCTGCTCAACACCATCGCCGCAGTCAAGCAGGTCGACCCGCTGCTGGTCAAGTCGGCGCGGACCATGGGTGCAACCCCGCAGCAACTGTTCCGCAAGGTGATCCTTCCTGCGGCGCTCCCGACCATCTTTGTCGGTATCCGCCTGGCGAGCGCCTCGGCGATGCTGGTGCTGGTCGCTTCCGAAATGGTCGGCGCCAAGGCAGGTCTCGGCTATCTCATCATCAACAGCCAATACAGCTTCCTGATTCCGCAGATGTACTTCGGCATCCTGGGGATCACCGTGATCGGGCTGACATTCAACGCCATCCTTCAGGCATTGGAACAGCGCTTCATGCGGTGGAAGGCGCCGGCGACGGCATAA
- the epsC gene encoding serine O-acetyltransferase EpsC: MKREVPPQSQHLSTAGASPSPARWHLDRIVAELRVSREETHSIRRDGEARRAPSRDALETILNGLTESLFPRHYGQSELDGENIDYFVGNTLSIVLDSLCDQIHRGAQFVGDDLLPGFRREDAVELTRSFASQLPAVRGLLISDLRAAFVGDPAARNFPEILIGYPGMTAIIHHRLAHILHRQNARLVARLMAEIAHARTGIDIHPGATIGSGFFIDHGTGVVIGETAIIGDNVRIYQAVTLGARHFPTDEEGKVIKGDARHPVVEDDVVIYAGATILGRITIGRGSTIGGNVWLTKDVPPNSIVTQATARNTPAAP; this comes from the coding sequence ATGAAGCGCGAGGTGCCACCGCAATCCCAACACCTCTCGACCGCCGGCGCGAGTCCCTCGCCGGCCCGCTGGCATCTCGACCGGATCGTCGCCGAACTGCGCGTCTCGCGGGAAGAGACCCACAGTATCCGCCGCGATGGCGAGGCGCGACGTGCGCCGTCGCGGGATGCCCTTGAGACCATCCTCAACGGCCTGACGGAATCGCTGTTTCCCCGGCACTATGGCCAGTCCGAGCTCGATGGCGAGAATATCGACTACTTCGTCGGCAATACCCTGAGCATTGTGTTGGATTCGCTGTGCGACCAGATCCATCGCGGCGCGCAGTTCGTTGGCGACGATTTGCTGCCGGGATTCCGCCGCGAGGATGCGGTCGAGCTGACGCGCAGCTTTGCCTCGCAACTGCCCGCCGTGCGCGGACTTCTGATCAGCGACCTGCGGGCAGCCTTCGTCGGCGATCCGGCCGCACGTAATTTTCCGGAGATCCTGATCGGCTATCCCGGCATGACGGCGATCATCCATCACCGCCTCGCCCATATCCTGCATCGCCAGAACGCGCGGCTGGTGGCCCGGCTGATGGCCGAAATCGCGCATGCCCGAACCGGCATCGACATTCACCCCGGCGCCACCATCGGCTCCGGCTTCTTCATCGATCACGGCACCGGCGTCGTGATCGGCGAAACCGCCATCATCGGGGACAACGTCCGCATCTACCAAGCCGTCACGCTCGGCGCGCGGCATTTCCCGACTGACGAGGAGGGCAAAGTGATCAAGGGCGACGCCCGCCATCCGGTCGTCGAAGACGACGTCGTCATCTACGCCGGCGCCACTATCCTCGGCCGGATCACGATTGGTCGCGGCTCGACGATCGGCGGCAATGTCTGGCTCACAAAGGATGTGCCGCCGAACAGCATCGTGACCCAGGCGACGGCGCGGAATACTCCTGCCGCGCCGTGA